DNA sequence from the Leptospira limi genome:
GAAGGCCATGGTGGAGGGATCGTAGATCCAATTCATCTAATGCTTCGTCAAACTTAGCAATTGGGATCAAACGAATGTTAGGTTTTTTTGAGAAAATTTCTAATGCCTCATTGGAAAAACTTTCAGCAATCACTCCTTCTACAAAGTTCTTTGTGATTTCCTCTGCTGCCTCTTTTTCCACTCTTCCATGGATTCCAATGATTCCACCAAATGCTGAAATGGGATCCGTTTTCCTTGCGAGTTCAAACGATTCCAAAACAGTTTCTCCAAATGCGATTCCACAAGGATTTAAATGTTTCACAATGGAAACTGCATTTTTTGGAAGTAAACTTGCTACGTGAAAAGCTGCATCAAAATCCAACATATTGTTAAAGGAAAGTTCTTTTCCTTGTAAGGCTTCAAATTGAGATTTAAGGAACAAAGGTTCGTAAAATGCAGCATCTTGGTGTGGGTTTTCACCATAACGTAGTTTTTGTTTTTTATTAAATGCAAATGTGATTTTGTCAGGGTATTTGATACCCAAACGTTTATTAAAGTATGTTGAGATTGCTGAATCATAGGAAGCAGTTTCTGAAAACACTTTTGCCGCATAACCAAAAGCAGTTTCTCTGGAGATTTTCCCCGAGTTAGCCGTAAATTCTTTTTGGAAGGATTCGTAATCTTTTGGATCTGTTAAAACGACAACATTTTTGTGGTTTTTTGCCGCCGAACGTAACATAGATGGTCCACCGATATCAATGTTCTCGATCGCGTCTTCGAGAGTCACATCAGGTTTCATCACGGTTTTCACAAATGGGTACAAATTGACAATCACGAGAGTAATTGGAACAATTCCATTGGTTTCCATTTGTTTAACGTGATCGGGATTGGTTGTATCACCAAGTAATCCACCGTGGATTTTTGGGTGGAGGGTTTTCACTCGGCCATGTAAGATTTCTGGAAACCCAGTAAATTCATCTACCTTTTTGACAGTTATACCGGCCTTTGCTAAGGCATCATACGTTCCACCAGTGGACAAAATTTCCACTCCGTTTTTTGCAAGGAAGGAACAGATTTCAGTGATTCCTGTTTTATCGGAAACAGAAACAAGTGCTCTTTTTATTTGGATCATTTTAGGATTTCTACCTTTCGTTCTTTGATTATTAATTTATCTTCACAAAACAGTTGTATAGCGAGGGGAAGGACTTTGTGTTCTTCCTTAAGGATTGCCAATGATAATTCTTTTTCAGTCCATTCAGGACGAATGGCAATCGCTTTTTGTAAAATGATGGGACCTGTATCCACTCCTTCCCAAACAAAATGGACAGTACAACCTGCAATTTTGACTCCGTAATCCAAGGCTTGTTTTTGAGAATCGAGCCCAGGGAAGGCTGGTAGGAGGCTTGGGTGGACATTGATGATTTGGTTAGGAAAACGCCCCACAAAGTCTGGCTTGAGAATCCTCATATATCCACAGGCAACAATCAGGTCAGGGGAATAGGATTCCACTTGGTGGAGTAAGTCTCGGTGATAGTCTAAT
Encoded proteins:
- the purN gene encoding phosphoribosylglycinamide formyltransferase, yielding MGKTKRVVFLASGRGSNFSASVEFIRKKKLKLDIQALVSDNPEAKALTIAKKFGISTKVIPYHTYTSKLDYHRDLLHQVESYSPDLIVACGYMRILKPDFVGRFPNQIINVHPSLLPAFPGLDSQKQALDYGVKIAGCTVHFVWEGVDTGPIILQKAIAIRPEWTEKELSLAILKEEHKVLPLAIQLFCEDKLIIKERKVEILK
- the purH gene encoding bifunctional phosphoribosylaminoimidazolecarboxamide formyltransferase/IMP cyclohydrolase, translated to MIQIKRALVSVSDKTGITEICSFLAKNGVEILSTGGTYDALAKAGITVKKVDEFTGFPEILHGRVKTLHPKIHGGLLGDTTNPDHVKQMETNGIVPITLVIVNLYPFVKTVMKPDVTLEDAIENIDIGGPSMLRSAAKNHKNVVVLTDPKDYESFQKEFTANSGKISRETAFGYAAKVFSETASYDSAISTYFNKRLGIKYPDKITFAFNKKQKLRYGENPHQDAAFYEPLFLKSQFEALQGKELSFNNMLDFDAAFHVASLLPKNAVSIVKHLNPCGIAFGETVLESFELARKTDPISAFGGIIGIHGRVEKEAAEEITKNFVEGVIAESFSNEALEIFSKKPNIRLIPIAKFDEALDELDLRSLHHGLLIQNRDYDLITKDKLKIVSKKQPTDDDLEGLMFAWNCVKFIKSNAIVYTDQNSTLGIGAGQMSRVDSVELGAMKAQKVGLSVVGSYVGSDAFFPFRDGIDAIAKVGAKAIIQPGGSIRDEEVIQAADEHGLIMVFTGMRHFRH